Sequence from the Penaeus monodon isolate SGIC_2016 chromosome 43, NSTDA_Pmon_1, whole genome shotgun sequence genome:
GAGATCTGTTGTTAAAATGGGGATCAGAGGAATAAACAAACATCAGAAAGCTGAGTATTCACTAAGTATTCATAGATTTACTATAAGAAAATAGTACTGTCATATCACAGATTTCACATCCTCCGTCAATAAATATTCCTAATCCAATGTATGCATAAAATTGcctataataataagttttatgcAACATTTATAATACGATAAATTAGAAGAAAAACGTTTAAACATTTTCATGGCTCGTGAGATACACTTCATGCATTTCGACTTTATATTCAcctgaaattatatgtattttgtatgaagATAAAATTCAAACATATGTGCCATAAAAATATCAATTCTTATTCGCATCTACATTTATCACAACGAACTCAGTTCCACGAAAAACTAGGCTTATTTACTAccctttttgattaaaaaaatgatagatctatatatattccgATTACTTTTTTCCAGTGTTCCATTTGATTATTCTAATCTAGACGAAGGGAACAAAgaaatgcaaatataaacatataaggatttattattcaaaaataaatatctataaatcacATATTTTCTATCTTCCGTTACCAACCGGAAAACCGATGACTATATACTAGCAATAACCACCTTTAAAAGGGGAGatgattattgaaaaatgagGGAGGTTTGCACACATGTTCTCCCAAACACCTGTCAAAGCAACACTTATCGAGGCCAGCACACTTGTAGTCGTTGGAACAGGTATTGGGAGGCCCATGGAAACGTGGGCATGTGGGACGGACTTGTGGGCAATCCAGTGGCTTGGTGCCAACAGGTGTCTCTGGTTCGTGTACCGTCTCGCAGCAGTAGGCCTGACCTTCCGGAGTCTTGCACCAATATCTACATTCACTTGGGCCATTGGAGATTCCACCGCCAATAATACCACTACCACCGTGTATTCCACCAATGATACCGCCACCATGACTTCCACCACCATGAATTCCACCATGGATTCCACCACCATTGAAACCGCTGCCGAAGAGACCGCCTCCATGGACGCCAGCGAAGCCTCCAGGAAGGAATCTGTTGGATCCTTGTCCACCTCTCCTACGGTCAACACCGGCGGAGACGGCCACCAGGAGGCAACACACAATCACGGCTTTGATGTTCTGCAAGAGGAGATAACGAAATTATCTTGATATGTATTGGTTTAATATTGTGAAAGtaaaattatatctaatctatattcaaTCAATTTTACAAGATATGAACATAAACATGCCTCTAAAAACGGTTGATACTATAGTGTATCTTTCAACAAACACTCACATTCATTATCGGTTAGAGGATAACTGTGTAATGTGGAGAGTGGAGGATGCAACGTCGCTTATATATTAGAACTGGAGGccgactccctcccccctcttcaatGTCTCCGCCTCGCCAGTCGGGATATCCCAAGCTAGCGACATTAATTTCCAGGTAACGTGTTTAGTTTTTCAGTTCTCTTCTTGTGAAATGCTTCAGctcgtcttttctttttacaatgaTGAATGTTAACCTGACATTAATAAACtgtatagacagaaatatagagagGAAACAAATAATATAGAAAGGCTGATTATCAGTATTTACCTATACGTCTGCTAAAATCGTTACATTTCGTCCTACTAAAATGTCGCCTCACCCATTGACGGGGGAGAAGGGAataagatagaaagggaggggcgggtataaacaggaaggaaggacgaaagaagaggaagagtgccAGCAGGgtagaaggaataagagaggaagggaggaaagaaggaaggtgtaaacaggatggaaggaggggaaaggtatAAGGATAGGAGGCTGGGAGGgactgagtgactgactgagTGCACAAACAGAATGGAAGGTGTCAGGGATGGAGggtaggaatgagggaaggggcaGATAACAGActggatagatagagggaggaaggcgggaggggaaggggaagagaggggggagggtgcgaGGAAAAGTTGCTTGGTATTTTCCGAACTCGATGACGCCAGACTAAATAGTTTCTATGTAACTATGCTCTATATTTGGTTAAGCAGATTTGCATACCACTACATAGTATTTCATCAGAAACATATTCAGGATTAAGCATGTACTTTCCGAGGtaagatacaaatataatattaggaTAAAACATCTCAGAATTAATAAAGATAGAACTGAACTCGTATGCACAGCGATGTAATAGTCGTATAtttcctaataaaaaaatataaatatataatcaaactcTACGCGTCAACTGAAGTGAATGAATTAGAAAAAGATTCCTGAAGATGGCAACACTTTACTCGTTGGCTTTAAGATCTGTCCTTCCTTCTGTGACGTTGTCGGCCACACACCTTATGACGTCACTGTTTTTTCTCCTGTTCAGTTACTTTTCGGCTATTTTCTCTTAGTTGCTGTAGCTTCGcatcttctcttctcgttttctaaaTACCTGCATGGGCGatagcatattacatatattcataaatatacatacataaacacataaatatatatttatataaacatacgcatatgtatgtgtatttattagtctatccacacacacacgcacacgcaaacacatatgtaatatatatatgaatgtgtgttcacgggcatatgtgtatttgtatatgtgtatgtatgagtaggcggtctgatatatacatatatatttatgtacacgtttgtatacatgtgtttgcGCGCACGTGGTTATTTATGTAAACATTTGTATATTCGTTAGCCCTTTCATCGTTTTCAGGATAGTGATAAGCAGAGGGTTGAACGTCTCAGTCAAAGAAATCTCTATCGAAACCAATTCCTATAACATTGTATTTAACGCTATTCATAATGCGATAAAGTAGGCCTTTGTGGTTGGTTGAGATCCGTGAACTTCATATCCATGTTCAGTTTGATTACCATCAAATGCAGTGTTGTACAAATGCAAGGGGATATGTATACCAATTCATTATTGACAATAAATATCTTTAAATCACAGTTTTCCTATTTTCAACCGATGACCCCTTATAAAGAATAGACATCTATAAAAGGGGAGATCATAATCAAAAAGGATAAATggatgatttttttcctctttatccagGTTACTCCATACAAAACTCCGAGATCCGTTATTAAAAAATGGATCATGGGGGTAAACAAACATCAGAAAGCTGAGTATTCCTTAAGTATTCATAGTTTTAAGGTAAAATAGTATTATCAAATCATAGATTTACCtaataaaaaattgatagatCAGTATATATTCAGATTATTTTTTTcgcattcattttcattatcataatttaaagGAAGGGTACAAAGAAGTGCAATGAAGTATAAACATTTAaggatttattaataaaaataaatatctacaaatCACAGATTTCCTAGCTTCCTCTATCAACTCCGATAAGTCTTTAATAGCGATAACCACTTTTAAAAGGGGAGatgattattgaaaaatgagGGAGGTTTGCATACGTGTTCTCCCAAACACCTGTCGAAGCAACACTTATCGAGGCCAGCACACTTGTAGTCGTTGGAACAGGTATTGGGGGGACCATGGAATCGTGGGCATGTAGGACGGACTTGTGGGCAATTGAGTGGCTTGGTACCAACAGGTGTCTCTGGTTCATGCACCGTCTCGCAGCAGTAGGCTTGACCCTCCGGAGTCTTGCACCAATATCTGCATTGGCTTGGTCCATTGGAGATTCCACCGCCAATAATAGCACTACCACCGTGGATTCCACCTCCATGAATACCGCCACCATGAATTCCACCAACATTGAAACCGCCGCCAAGGAGACCTCCTCCGTGGGCGCCAGCGAAGCCTCCAGGAAGGAATCTGTTGGATCCTTGTCCACCTCTCCTTCGGTCTACACCGGCGGAGACGGTCACCAGGAGGCAACACACAATCACGGATTTGATGCTCTGCAAGAGGAGATAAGGGAATTATTCATCGTGATGCATATTGGTTTATCATTGTTGAAGTAAAaggatatatgatttataattaaaCAAATTTATAACAGGATATGAATATCAAAATGGGTATAAAACAGTGTAACATGAATACTGTAAGGCATCTTGAAAATAGCTCTCACATTCATTGTTGCTTAAAGGTTAGCTGTGTAATGTGAAGAGTGGAAGTAAAACGTCGCTTATATACAGGAACTGGCGGCcgcctcccatccccatccccgaCCTTTCCGGCTCGTCAGTCGGGATATCCCACGCCAGCGGCACTTTCTGGTTTCATGTTCAGTTTTTCATTTCGATTTTTTGCCAAGTACTTTGattcctctttcattattttcgttgATGGCAGAGATGAAATTAAGTGGTAAACTGTAAAGATGACAAGCGAAAACGTCAGCTAACAGTTTCATCAAGGTTAGGGTATAGAGAATTGGCGGAAGTCTGTTTTACACGTGTAGTTTCAGTTCAGTCTTAATTCAATTTAGATAATGAAAATGCTACAAGCCAGcggaaaaaaaacggaagcaCGGTTCTTGACATTGGCAACACTCCATGCGATGGCCACTAGACTTGTATTTTcctctgtgacgtcatcagccaTGTGCTCAGTAACGTTGCCTTCCAGAACCtgttcatgcccccccccccctccctccccctccccctgtctctgtctctgctgctTTCccacttcctgttttttttttttttttttttttttttttttttatataataagctAATAATTCATTAATCactaaataatacatttataccaGAAGAttgaagaaaagaacaaaatggAAGTAATATTAAGGAAAATAATGGGTGGAATCTAATAACTTACGTGTACAAtgttatgcacacatatatatttatcatatgtttaGCAGTATTAGTACTACTGttgtattcatcatcattcaacaggtgttaaaaaaaatgtatgtaagccTCCATAGCTTCCCCATaatagaaattatcattattgctattattattattattattattaatattattattattattattattattattatcattattattattgttattattattattattattattattattattattattattattattattattatcatcattattattattttacaaatgtTTCCGCAATAGTTAAACCCTATCTTGCAACAGAATAAAAACGCAAGTTGAATCTGAAAGGTAAAAGACTGATGACAGGTTGCAAGATCAACGACATTATCACGATTCTTCCGTGGAGAGCGTGGAAGGGagcgtgagagggagggagggaaaggaggaagtgtAAGAAGGGTGGAAAGAGtcagggtggagaagggaggaatgaagggttgggtgtaaacaggaagaaaggacggaaggagaggaggggggatgcaaggaggatagaaggagggtGGTGAGATGGGgacagggacggagggaggaagagggagaggaaaggaggaaatgaaggaaggggcGGGTTACAGGGAAGATGGATGAATGGaggaaggcaggcagg
This genomic interval carries:
- the LOC119568228 gene encoding uncharacterized protein LOC119568228 isoform X13, translating into MNSIKAVIVCCLLVTVSAGVDRRRGGQGSNRFLPGGFAGAHGGGLLGGGFNVGGIHGGGIHGGGIHGGSAIIGGGISNGPSQCRYWCKTPEGQAYCCETVHEPETPVGTKPLNCPQVRPTCPRFHGPPNTCSNDYKCAGLDKCCFDRCLGEHVCKPPSFFNNHLPF
- the LOC119568228 gene encoding trihydrophobin-like isoform X2 translates to MNNIKAVIVCCLLVAVSAGVDRRRGGQGSNRFLPGGFAGVHGGGLFGSGFNGGGIHGGIHGGGSHGGGIIGGIHGGSGIIGGGISNGPSECRYWCKTPEGQAYCCETVHEPETPVGTKPLDCPQVRPTCPRFHGPPNTCSNDYKCAGLDKCCFDRCLGEHVCKPPSFFNNHLPF
- the LOC119568228 gene encoding uncharacterized protein LOC119568228 isoform X12 codes for the protein MNSIKSVIVCCLLVTVSAGVDRRRGGQGSNRFLPGGFAGAHGGGLLGGGFNVGGIHGGGIHGGGIHGGSAIIGGGISNGPSQCRYWCKTPEGQAYCCETVHEPETPVGTKPLNCPQVRPTCPRFHGPPNTCSNDYKCAGLDKCCFDRCLGEHVCKPPSFFNNHLPF
- the LOC119568228 gene encoding trihydrophobin-like isoform X4; translation: MNSIKSVIVCCLLVTVSAGVDRRRGGQGSNRFLPGGFAGAHGGGLLGGGFNVGGIHGGIHGGGSHGGGIIGGIHGGSGIIGGGISNGPSECRYWCKTPEGQAYCCETVHEPETPVGTKPLDCPQVRPTCPRFHGPPNTCSNDYKCAGLDKCCFDRCLGEHVCKPPSFFNNHLPF
- the LOC119568228 gene encoding trihydrophobin-like isoform X3; translated protein: MNSIKAVIVCCLLVTVSAGVDRRRGGQGSNRFLPGGFAGVHGGGLFGSGFNGGGIHGGIHGGGSHGGGIIGGIHGGSGIIGGGISNGPSECRYWCKTPEGQAYCCETVHEPETPVGTKPLDCPQVRPTCPRFHGPPNTCSNDYKCAGLDKCCFDRCLGEHVCKPPSFFNNHLPF